One part of the Desulfonema ishimotonii genome encodes these proteins:
- a CDS encoding ATP synthase subunit I, which translates to MNIQHRLLKFVTVSNWLILAIAGAVSFLTASSGFTAGLICGGLIVTINFHLLYRTLKKALTPSHLSSHNVILAKYYVRFIVSGLIIFFLISNHYVNPIGLFVGLSVVVVSIMLATVFEFRNLFFKEAM; encoded by the coding sequence TTGAATATCCAGCATCGCCTCTTAAAATTTGTGACGGTCTCAAACTGGCTGATCCTTGCCATTGCAGGCGCTGTCAGTTTTCTGACAGCATCGTCCGGCTTCACTGCCGGGCTGATCTGCGGCGGCCTGATCGTCACCATCAACTTTCATCTGCTGTACCGGACGCTTAAAAAAGCGCTGACCCCCTCCCATCTTTCCAGCCACAATGTCATTCTGGCAAAATATTATGTCCGCTTCATCGTGAGCGGGTTGATTATATTTTTTCTTATTTCAAATCACTATGTGAATCCCATAGGCCTTTTTGTCGGGCTTTCGGTAGTGGTTGTCAGCATCATGCTTGCAACGGTATTTGAATTCAGAAACCTTTTTTTCAAGGAGGCAATGTAA
- the atpB gene encoding F0F1 ATP synthase subunit A — translation MEHPYLFFVKLFELVGLGHFAHEYPHVIYSWVVMILLIGFGALAAKGVSMVPTKMQNFFEVIVGGIEDFMIDVTGEEGRWLFPLVGTVFIYIFVCNLIGLVPGFFPPTANLNTTLSCALVVVIFTHMIGVKYHGVAYIKHFLGPVWWMIPIIFPIELIGHIARILSLSFRLFGNMMGHELVLGILFGLAGAFFAPLPIMALGIFVALVQAFVFFLLSVMYFTGAMEHAH, via the coding sequence GTGGAACATCCCTATCTGTTTTTTGTCAAGTTGTTTGAACTTGTCGGCCTTGGTCATTTTGCCCACGAATATCCGCATGTGATCTATTCATGGGTGGTAATGATCCTGCTGATCGGTTTTGGTGCGCTTGCGGCCAAAGGGGTAAGCATGGTGCCGACGAAGATGCAGAACTTTTTTGAGGTGATTGTCGGCGGAATTGAGGATTTCATGATTGACGTCACCGGCGAAGAGGGGCGGTGGCTGTTCCCGCTGGTCGGAACCGTCTTCATCTACATCTTTGTATGTAACCTCATCGGACTTGTCCCCGGTTTTTTCCCGCCGACGGCAAATCTGAACACCACACTCTCCTGTGCCCTGGTTGTGGTGATCTTCACCCACATGATCGGCGTGAAGTATCACGGCGTGGCCTACATCAAACACTTTCTGGGGCCGGTCTGGTGGATGATTCCGATCATTTTCCCCATTGAGCTGATCGGCCATATTGCCCGGATTCTCTCCCTCTCCTTCCGTCTTTTCGGTAACATGATGGGGCATGAGCTGGTACTGGGAATCCTCTTCGGTCTGGCCGGAGCATTTTTCGCCCCGCTTCCGATTATGGCGCTGGGCATCTTTGTCGCGCTGGTACAGGCCTTTGTGTTTTTCCTTCTCTCCGTTATGTACTTCACCGGGGCAATGGAACACGCACATTAA
- the atpE gene encoding ATP synthase F0 subunit C — MEAQALQFFIACVTAAGFGIAVAAFGCGIAQGLGLKAAVEGIARNPESSGKVTVTMLIGLAMIESLCIYALVIALILIYAHPQAAAIAGLFAK; from the coding sequence ATGGAAGCTCAGGCATTACAGTTTTTTATCGCTTGTGTGACTGCTGCCGGTTTTGGTATCGCTGTTGCGGCATTCGGTTGTGGTATCGCTCAGGGCCTCGGCCTGAAAGCCGCTGTTGAAGGTATTGCAAGAAATCCCGAATCATCCGGTAAGGTTACCGTAACCATGCTGATCGGTCTGGCCATGATCGAGTCCCTCTGTATTTACGCACTGGTTATTGCACTGATCCTTATCTACGCACATCCCCAGGCTGCCGCGATTGCAGGGCTTTTCGCCAAATAA